The segment AATCACAACCACAAACATGACCGTCAACCTGTACTGAATCATTCCCATATGCAGGTTGGAAAGCATACGGCCGCTGCCTACGACGCCCTTGCCGAGGGCGTGAATGCCGCCGTCGATCACCTGGTTGTCGTTCTTGGTGCACAGCCTGGAGAATCCCCCGTAGATGACCGTATCTAAAAACAGGCGGTAAAAGCGGTCCAGATACCACCGCTGGAGAAAAAGGGCCTTTAAAGCCGGAACCCGTTCTGCAAAACCCACCTGGCCGGCGCGGCTGCGCCCGAATTCTACCCAAGCCAGAAAAATGCCGGCGGCAACCAAACCCAAGGCCGCATACATCAGCCAAGCGTGGTGGCCGCCAGCGGGTTCCTTCAGGCCGGCAAGCGGACCGGACAGGAAAAGCTCCAAAAATCCCTGGCCGAAGCCCAGCAGCAGGGTTATCGTCGCCAACACAATCAACGGCCAGGCCATCACCCAGTAGTGCCGCTGTCCGCTATTGTGTTCGTGGGTTGAGAACTGATTATCCTGGGGATCCCCGCTTTCAGAAATTTTAGGAAACAGAATAATAAAGATCAGCCGGAAAGCGTAATAGGCGGTTAAAAATGCGCCTGTAAGGCCGGCAGCCAGCCAGACGGGATTTTCCAAGCCTGCCAGCGCCGCCAAAATCAATTCCTTGCTGAAAAAGCCCGAAAACGGCGGCAAACCAGCCAAGGCCGCAGCGGCGACGGTCATGCAGATTATGGGAATCTTCAACCCACGCCCCCCCTGTCGACCGATTTCAAACATGTCGTTGGTATGAAAAGCATGGATAAAAACCCCGGAGCACAGGAACAGCAAGGCTTTAAATCCGGCATGGGTGGTCAGGTGAAACACACCGGCAACGTAGCTGCCGGCCGCCAGCCCCATAATCATGAATCCGAGCTGGCTGATGGTGGAATAGGCCCAGACCTGTTTGATATCGCGGCTGACCATGGCCATGGTGGATGCCAGCAGCATACTGATGGTGCCGATGGCCAGAAAAACGGTCATGGCGGCGGCCGAATGACTGAAAAACGGAAAAAGTCGCGCGAACAGATAGACGCCGGCGGCCACCATCGTGGCGGAATGCAGCAGGGCGCTGACCGGCGTGGGTCCTTCCATGGCATCCGGCAGCCAGGTCAGCAGCGGGAATTGGGCGCTTTTGCCGATAATTCCTCCGAAAATCAAAAAGGCCGCCAAGAAGATCAACCCCGGCGCCATGCGCGTCGTTATTTCCGGGCCGTTCATTTCAAGGATGTTCAGGTTTCCGAAATGAATCAATACCAGCAAAAGACCGAGCAGAAAGGCAACATCACCCAGGCGGGTCATGACAAAGGCCTTTTTGCCCGCCTCGCTGGCACTGAACTTTTCGTACCAGAAACCGATGAGCAAGTAGGAAGACAGCCCCACAAGCTCCCAAAAAACATAGAGCTGGAGCATGGTGGGCGACAGGGTCAGGCTGATCATGGCCCAGGCAAAAAGCGACATGAAAGCGTAATAACGCGAAAGTCCCGGATCGCCGGCCATGTAGCCTAAGGAATAAACCTGCACCAAAAAACAGATCGCAGCCACAATCGCAAGCATCAGCAGGCTTAAGGGATCGAGAAGCAACCCGATTGGAACGGTGATGTCGCCGGAGACCAGCCACTGCCCGGCATACTGAATCGGTGTTTTAAGGTGCCGGTGACATAGCAGCAGATAAACGGCGCCTGCCAGCGAACCCGTCACAGCCCCGATCGAAAGGCCGGCGGAAACTTTCGGGTTCTTGCGGGCAAAGACCATGATCAACACAAAGGCGCCGAAAGGCAGCAGCGATGCCATCGCCGCCGTCATAAAGGTTGCATCTTGAATCAGGCTTAAGGTCATCTTGATTTATCCAAAAAAAGCCGGCCCTCTGAGCTATAATTCTTTGTCTTGTCAGTTATAGGCTCCCGGGTCAATCGACCCGGTCTGTTTGTAAACACGGACAACCAACGCCAATCCGATCGAAACCTCGGCCGCAGCGATCGCCAGGACAAAGATCGCGACCGCCTGTCCCTCCAGATGCTGCCAGCGCAGGGCGGCACCCACAAAAGCGACAACAGCGGCATTTAACATGATCTCCAGACCCAGCAGGATCATGATCAGGTTGCGCCGGGTGACCGCGCAGAACATTCCCATCAAAAAAAGTATTCCGGCCAATACAAGCACATGGCTGTACGGAACAATCATCGTTCACCTCCGCTTACCTTACCGTTATCCTTGCCCAGATACAGCACACCGATAACTGCGATAAGCAGCAGCAGGGAGACGATTTCTATGGCCAACCAGTGGTTTTGAAAAAGATATTGTCCGAACTCCCAAGGTTCTGCCACGGCGGTTTGCAGCGGCACCCTGAGGTCCGCATCCCTTGAGATCATCAGTATGCCCACCGCACAAAATATAAGGCCCATCCCGGCGGCGGGGATCCATTGACGCATCGGGAAAAAGTGCTCTTCAAGTCCCTCCACTTTCAGCATCATAATGATAAAGAGGAATAAAACCATAATTGCCCCGGCGTAAATAATTACCTCCAGCGCCGCTAATAATGGTGCTCCCAAAAGGTAAAACAGCATGGCACTGCCGAAAAAGGAAATGACCAGGTAAATTGCCGCATGCACCAGATTGCGCCGGGTAATGGCAAGACCCGTTGACACCAGGATCATACCGGCTAACATATAAAAAATGATCGAATAAAGCGTCATGACATTATTAAATCTCTCGTAAGAGTTTAGCTTTTTGAAAACGGGTATTTATAAAAAAACAACGTTTCTTCTGAATTTTCATGAAATATCCGGGTCAGGGAAGATTGCTCTTAATGTTTATGGGCTTTTCTTCCTGGATATGTTCCCCCTTGTCGCCCACATCGGTCGTCACGCCCGCATATTTATAAAAATTGTATTGCTTGTCTTTGCCCGTGTGATCCACAAGCAGATCTTCTTTTTCGTAAACCAGCGCTAAAACCCGGCGCTTGCACATTTCAAAATCAGGCGTCAATTGAATGGCCGACGTCGGGCAGGCCTCTTCACATAAACCACAGTAAATGCAGCGGCCAAAGTTGATGCGGAACCAAACGGCATACCGCCGTCCGTCGTCTTGCTGCGCCGATTGCATCGAGATGCAGCTGACCGGGCAAACTGCCGAACACAGGTAACAGGCCACGCAGCGTTCGCGGCCGTCCGGGTCGCGGGTCAAAATGATGCGGGCCCGGGTTCGCGCCGGCAGGGGACGCTTGTACTCCGGGTATTGCTCGGTAATCGGCTTGCGGAAAAGGTGCTTGAAGGTGGTGGCAAATCCGGCCCCAAACGCCTTTAGGTCTTCCAAAACCGCCGTCATCAGCGACCGGTTTTGGTCCGTATCCGTTTCCGCCTGGTGTTGATCCTTGTCTGCTGCCACAATTGCACCTTTCAGATCATATTTGTTTAAAGTAAATTCCAAATATCAAATCACAAATATCAAACAATGACCAAAATTAAAAATTCCAAACTCTTCTATGATCTTGATGAAGGAGCCTGCAAAACTGTTTAGGTCATTGAATATTGAAATTTGAGTTTTATTTGTTATTTGGTGCTTGGAATTTGGGATTTATAAATTTGATATTCCTAATTATTTTCCGGCAAAGCCAATTGTCTCCGACTCCCGCAAATCTGGACAGGCATGGCCCCTAGGACCAGGTTTTTTAGATCAAAATAAATGCTCCGGTTATGATAATATTGATCAGCGCCGCCGGAACCAGTACCTTCCAGCCCAGGGCCATCAATTGATCGTACCGCAGACGCGGCAGGGTTCCGCGAATCCAGATCATAACAAGAACAATCAGGATGATTTTTACAAACAGCCATACCACCGGCGGCAGCCAGGGACCGCGCCAGCCGCCCAGGAAAAAGACCGCCACCAGCGCCCCCAATACCTGTATATGAACATATTCGCCGATAAAGAAAAGGCCGAAGCGCATGCCGCTGTATTCCGTATGAAAGCCGGCGCCCAGTTCATTTTCCGCTTCGGGCAGATCAAACGGAATTCGTTTGCTCTCTGCCATGGCACTGACAAAAAAGATGATAAAGGAAATCGGCTGGACCAAAATAAAGGGATAATCCGCCTGGGCCTGCACAATATCCACCAGGCTGAAAGAGCGGGCCAGCATGACGATCGGAACCAGGGAAAGACCCAGCGAAAGCTCGTAACTGATCATCTGGGCGGCCCCCCGAATACCGCCCAACAGGGCGAATTTGGAATTGGAGGCCCAGCCGCCCAGGGCAACGCCGTAGACCCCCAGAGAAGAAAGCGCAAAAACATACAAGAGCCCCACATTGAGATCCGATATCACCAGAGGGATTTCCCGGTCCCAAATCCTTAGGCCGGGTCCAAAGGGAACCACGGCAAACATAAGCAGGGCCGTAACGGCAACAACGGCCGGCGCTAAAAGGAAGATAACCCGGTCGGCCGCTGCCGGAACGATATCCTCCTTGGTGATCATCTTGATGGCATCGGCAATGGGCTGAAGCAATCCGAACTTTCCGGCCCGATTGGGACCGTAGCGAACCTGCAGCCGCGCCAGGAGCTTACGTTCGGCCCACACCAGGTAGGCGGCCAGAAAGAGCATACAGCCCAGCACCAGCACCAGCTTGACAATCAAAAGAAAAAATCCGGCAACCCAGGTCATCATGATTCGTCCTTGCCCGCTTTGAAAATCCGGTCTTTGCCGAGCGCAATGCTTGCGGCCCCCGCATACTGCCAGACGAGCCGCCGATGCCGGGGCAGCACCAGCGTCCCGGAAGCCATGTTATCTTTGACAGCCACAGGCACGTTTATCTCGCCGGCATCCGACCGGACGACAATGTTATCGCCGTCTGCAAGGCCCAGCCGGGCCGCATCGGCGCTTTGCATCAACACACAGGGTTCCTTTTCCACCTGCCCGAGATAGGGCGAACGGGCCGATAGTTCTTCGGTGCCGAAGGTCCAGTCCACCGTAATCAACTCCAAACTGCCGGCAGGCCCCGGGTCTTTTATGGAGACGGTCGCAAGGGACTGAACGGGAATCCCCCTGTCCGGCCCGAGGCTAAGTCGCACGCCGTTATCCGGAAACGCATCTTTGGGCGCAAGATCTGCAAACAGCGGATGGGCTTGGGCCAGCCATGTGGTTGCATCTGCGCTCTTTGTTTCTTTCTCCGGTTCCGACAGGCCAGCGCCAAATTCCGCCAGTGCTTCCCAGGCAGCCTTTGCTCCCGTTCCGGGAATATCACTTCTGAACGTCCGGGGCGGATGGCTGCCGCCGCTGACCTGAGATACGGGGCGGCCGCCCTGAAAGGCAACCGGCGCCTTTTGAACTCTGCCTTCCTGATTGATAAAGAAGCCGCCGGTCTCATACAGGGTCAGGGTCGGCAAAAAAACATCCGCAGCCTGGACCGTTCGGGAATCCAGGTAATCCAGCACGATCAACAGCTCGAGCCGTTCGAGGGCGCGTTCCAATCTTGGCCGGTCGGCAAAATGCCAATAGGGATCGCTTTCGACCAGCACCAGTGCTTTGATATCACCGCTTTCGATTCCCGCCAGGATTTGCTCGAAAGTCGCCGCAGTATCCGACAGCAGGACGGCGCCAAAGGCGTTGGCTCCGGGCAGCAGGTAAAACAGGCCGGCCTGTTTGTTCATGGTATTTAAGAGCCGCGCAATATCGGCAGCCAGGGCGGGCACCGTCGCGGGCACAACCTGCGTGCCGCAGACAATCACCGGCCGCCGGCTCTGCCGGAGGCCTTCGGCCACGGCGGCCATCATTTCCCGGTTCGCAATTGCCATGCCGCTTTCGGCCGCGGCCGCATCGGAAAATTCATGTGCGTCGAGGCCCATCCTTTTGATCGTATCCGGCGCACCGAGGTCCTTCAGCAGCAACGCCAGGTAATGAGCCAACCTGGGCAATGCCGCCGGCAGGTGCGAAAAGTCAAAAGGCAAATCGATCGGCCGGGGATCCAGCAGGGCGACTTTGGCGCCGGATCGTTGAGCCTGCCGCAGCGCCAGCGCCAGCATGGGGGCTTCGTTGACCGGATCGGCTCCCACGGCCAGAATATAATCGGCTTTTTCCAGGTCCCGCAGGGAAACAGTCAGGTTGTTATCGAGCATTGATACGGCGGTCTTGGCGTTTATGGCGATGTCGTGATCCAGCCAGTAAACCGGGCCCTGCCAGCCTTGAGTTCGGCAAAGGCGCCTTAGGGCCACTTGCGTTTCCAGGCTGCTCCGGGCCGAACCGACACAGGCAACGGCAGCCGGACCCGATTCGGTGCTGATGCGGCCCAATCCTTCCAAAGCCGTCCTTAAAGACTCTTGCCAGGAAGCCGCTTTACCGTCAATGCAGGCCTGCCGGGGACGCTCTGCCAAGCTGGCATAAGCAAAGCCGTAGCGGCCGCGATCGCAGATAAAATAGCCGTTGATCGCCCGGCTGAAGCGCGCTTCCTGCCGGACGACTTCACGATAGCGGGCGCTGATAACGGTATGACATCCCAAAGAGCAGTTGATGCATAAAGATGGGCTGCGCTCATAATCCCAGCGCCGCCCAATGAACCGGGACGGTTTGTCCGTAAAAACCCCGGTGGGGCAGATATCGGCAAGGTTCCCGGCAAAAGGACTTTCCAGCGTACCTGCCTGATAGCGGCCAAAATAGACCCGCCGGCCGATCTGCATGACGCCCAGATCGCGATAGCCGCTAAATTCCTGATAGAACCGGGAGCATCGATAGCACTGGATGCACCGGTTCATTTCGTGCTGAATCAGCGGCCCCAGGTACTGATCAACATGGGTTCGTTTTTTGCCCCGGTAACGCCGGAGCCCATGTCCGCCGGCAATCGTGGTGTCCTGAAGCAGACAGTGACCGCCTTCATCGCAAACCGGACAGTCATGGGGATGATTCAGCATGAGCCATTCGATAACGTATTTGCGGAACTCGACGACCTCTTGGTCCGTAGTCGACACCACCATGCCGTCGGCGGCATCGATCATGCAGCTCATCTGCAATCCTTTGAAAGGCCCTTGCAAAAACTTCACCGCACAGACCCGGCAGGCACCCACAGACCCAAGGGCCGGATGATAGCAGAAGCGCGGGATCATGATGCCCAGCCGTTCGGCCGCCTCGATAACCTTGGTTCCCGCTGGAACTTCTATTTCCTGTTCATCGATGATCAGTTTCGGCATATCTTTAACCACGCACATAGGATGTGCAATGAGGAAGACCGCTTAAAGGAGCCCCGTCCCAGCATATTGACACGAGTTAGCCTGTTTAGCCCGTCGGCCCGTTGGCCGGTTTCCCTTTTGATACTTGAAGGAACATGTTTTGTTCCAGTTTAACGACTTAAAACATTTTTATTGCGCATGTTGCTCTTCTTCTATTTGCTTTCCAGCACTCAACGGCCAACCGGCTAACGGGTTAACCGGCTAACCGGCTAAACTTTGTTACCTGGACTACAACTCCGGATCGCCAGAGCCTTTTCAAGTTTCACAACGATAGACCGTGGTTTATTTAGATTGACCCAAACGGACATTTCTTTGCTCTGATGTGCGCCTGGACCTCATCCTCAAAATACGTCAAAAGGCTCTCGATGGGAGCCACCCCGCCGGGAGCAAACGCGCAGTACGAATTCCATAAATGCCGGCACATCTGTCTGAGGATGGTTACAAATTCTGTTTCTCCCTGCCCGTTCTCTATGCGCCAAAGCAGATCGCGCATATACGGAAACCCCTCCCGGCAGGGCGTGCACCAGCCGCAGGATTCCCGGGCGAAAAACTCGGTCAAATTCAGAGTGGCCGCCACCAGGCAGGTGTTATGGTCAAAAACCATAATGGCGCCGGTACCGAGCCTGTGACCGGCTTTGCGCATGGATTCAAAATCCATCTCAATGTCATAAAATTGTTCGCTCAAAAAGGCCGTGGAAGCACCGCCGGGCAGGCAGGCCTTGAATTTGGCGCCGTTGCGCATGCCGCCGGCATGGACCTCGATGATTTCACTCAAGCGTATGCCCATGGGCAGTTCAAAACATCCCGGTCGATTGACCTTGCCGCTGACGCAAAATATTTTGGTTCCCGCACCGGTTGCGGTCAGGGCCAGGTTCCGAAACCACTCGGCGCCGTTGCGGATGATATGCGGAATGCAGGCCAGGGTTTCCACATTCTGCAAAACGGTGGGCCGTCCCCACAGGCCCTTTTCGGTGGGATACGGCGGGGGTTGTTTGGGATTGGGCCGTTTGCCCTCCAGAGCCCTTAATTGGGCGGTCACCTCCCCGCAAATATAGCGGCCGCCGCTGCGGTGAACGACAAGGTCGAACGCATAACCGCTGTCCAGAATGTTGGGCCCTAAATAGCCCGCGGTCCTGGCGTTTTCAATCTCGCGCTCCAGAATCGCGGCGGCACCCTCATATTCGGGCCGGATAAAGATAACACCTTTTTGCGCCCTGGCAGCATACCCGTCGATAACCATCCCCTCGATGAGCATGTGTGGATCCGCATGGATCAACACGCGGTCCTTGAAGGTCCCGGGCTCCATTTCATCGGCATTGCAGACAATATACCTCGGAAAAGGCGCGTCCTCGGCCACCGTCATTAACTTGCGGCCGGCCGGAAAGGCGGCACCGCCCCGGCCCAGCAGCAAAGCATCCAAAAGCTTCTGCTGAACATCCTTGGGAGATAAATTCTTCAAAACATCGGCC is part of the Candidatus Desulfatibia profunda genome and harbors:
- a CDS encoding NADH-quinone oxidoreductase subunit L, whose amino-acid sequence is MTLSLIQDATFMTAAMASLLPFGAFVLIMVFARKNPKVSAGLSIGAVTGSLAGAVYLLLCHRHLKTPIQYAGQWLVSGDITVPIGLLLDPLSLLMLAIVAAICFLVQVYSLGYMAGDPGLSRYYAFMSLFAWAMISLTLSPTMLQLYVFWELVGLSSYLLIGFWYEKFSASEAGKKAFVMTRLGDVAFLLGLLLVLIHFGNLNILEMNGPEITTRMAPGLIFLAAFLIFGGIIGKSAQFPLLTWLPDAMEGPTPVSALLHSATMVAAGVYLFARLFPFFSHSAAAMTVFLAIGTISMLLASTMAMVSRDIKQVWAYSTISQLGFMIMGLAAGSYVAGVFHLTTHAGFKALLFLCSGVFIHAFHTNDMFEIGRQGGRGLKIPIICMTVAAAALAGLPPFSGFFSKELILAALAGLENPVWLAAGLTGAFLTAYYAFRLIFIILFPKISESGDPQDNQFSTHEHNSGQRHYWVMAWPLIVLATITLLLGFGQGFLELFLSGPLAGLKEPAGGHHAWLMYAALGLVAAGIFLAWVEFGRSRAGQVGFAERVPALKALFLQRWYLDRFYRLFLDTVIYGGFSRLCTKNDNQVIDGGIHALGKGVVGSGRMLSNLHMGMIQYRLTVMFVVVILLALYFFF
- the nuoK gene encoding NADH-quinone oxidoreductase subunit NuoK, coding for MIVPYSHVLVLAGILFLMGMFCAVTRRNLIMILLGLEIMLNAAVVAFVGAALRWQHLEGQAVAIFVLAIAAAEVSIGLALVVRVYKQTGSIDPGAYN
- a CDS encoding NADH-quinone oxidoreductase subunit J — its product is MTLYSIIFYMLAGMILVSTGLAITRRNLVHAAIYLVISFFGSAMLFYLLGAPLLAALEVIIYAGAIMVLFLFIIMMLKVEGLEEHFFPMRQWIPAAGMGLIFCAVGILMISRDADLRVPLQTAVAEPWEFGQYLFQNHWLAIEIVSLLLLIAVIGVLYLGKDNGKVSGGER
- the nuoI gene encoding NADH-quinone oxidoreductase subunit NuoI, with product MTAVLEDLKAFGAGFATTFKHLFRKPITEQYPEYKRPLPARTRARIILTRDPDGRERCVACYLCSAVCPVSCISMQSAQQDDGRRYAVWFRINFGRCIYCGLCEEACPTSAIQLTPDFEMCKRRVLALVYEKEDLLVDHTGKDKQYNFYKYAGVTTDVGDKGEHIQEEKPINIKSNLP
- the nuoH gene encoding NADH-quinone oxidoreductase subunit NuoH, with product MMTWVAGFFLLIVKLVLVLGCMLFLAAYLVWAERKLLARLQVRYGPNRAGKFGLLQPIADAIKMITKEDIVPAAADRVIFLLAPAVVAVTALLMFAVVPFGPGLRIWDREIPLVISDLNVGLLYVFALSSLGVYGVALGGWASNSKFALLGGIRGAAQMISYELSLGLSLVPIVMLARSFSLVDIVQAQADYPFILVQPISFIIFFVSAMAESKRIPFDLPEAENELGAGFHTEYSGMRFGLFFIGEYVHIQVLGALVAVFFLGGWRGPWLPPVVWLFVKIILIVLVMIWIRGTLPRLRYDQLMALGWKVLVPAALINIIITGAFILI
- the nuoG gene encoding NADH-quinone oxidoreductase subunit NuoG, which translates into the protein MPKLIIDEQEIEVPAGTKVIEAAERLGIMIPRFCYHPALGSVGACRVCAVKFLQGPFKGLQMSCMIDAADGMVVSTTDQEVVEFRKYVIEWLMLNHPHDCPVCDEGGHCLLQDTTIAGGHGLRRYRGKKRTHVDQYLGPLIQHEMNRCIQCYRCSRFYQEFSGYRDLGVMQIGRRVYFGRYQAGTLESPFAGNLADICPTGVFTDKPSRFIGRRWDYERSPSLCINCSLGCHTVISARYREVVRQEARFSRAINGYFICDRGRYGFAYASLAERPRQACIDGKAASWQESLRTALEGLGRISTESGPAAVACVGSARSSLETQVALRRLCRTQGWQGPVYWLDHDIAINAKTAVSMLDNNLTVSLRDLEKADYILAVGADPVNEAPMLALALRQAQRSGAKVALLDPRPIDLPFDFSHLPAALPRLAHYLALLLKDLGAPDTIKRMGLDAHEFSDAAAAESGMAIANREMMAAVAEGLRQSRRPVIVCGTQVVPATVPALAADIARLLNTMNKQAGLFYLLPGANAFGAVLLSDTAATFEQILAGIESGDIKALVLVESDPYWHFADRPRLERALERLELLIVLDYLDSRTVQAADVFLPTLTLYETGGFFINQEGRVQKAPVAFQGGRPVSQVSGGSHPPRTFRSDIPGTGAKAAWEALAEFGAGLSEPEKETKSADATTWLAQAHPLFADLAPKDAFPDNGVRLSLGPDRGIPVQSLATVSIKDPGPAGSLELITVDWTFGTEELSARSPYLGQVEKEPCVLMQSADAARLGLADGDNIVVRSDAGEINVPVAVKDNMASGTLVLPRHRRLVWQYAGAASIALGKDRIFKAGKDES
- a CDS encoding SLBB domain-containing protein — its product is MHPQVLFQNRKPDRINTLEEYRRSGGYQALADVLKNLSPKDVQQKLLDALLLGRGGAAFPAGRKLMTVAEDAPFPRYIVCNADEMEPGTFKDRVLIHADPHMLIEGMVIDGYAARAQKGVIFIRPEYEGAAAILEREIENARTAGYLGPNILDSGYAFDLVVHRSGGRYICGEVTAQLRALEGKRPNPKQPPPYPTEKGLWGRPTVLQNVETLACIPHIIRNGAEWFRNLALTATGAGTKIFCVSGKVNRPGCFELPMGIRLSEIIEVHAGGMRNGAKFKACLPGGASTAFLSEQFYDIEMDFESMRKAGHRLGTGAIMVFDHNTCLVAATLNLTEFFARESCGWCTPCREGFPYMRDLLWRIENGQGETEFVTILRQMCRHLWNSYCAFAPGGVAPIESLLTYFEDEVQAHIRAKKCPFGSI